In Hemicordylus capensis ecotype Gifberg chromosome 3, rHemCap1.1.pri, whole genome shotgun sequence, one DNA window encodes the following:
- the TSC22D1 gene encoding TSC22 domain family protein 1 isoform X3: MTAQWCRRQVAMDLGVYQLRHFSVSFLSSLLGTDSSALRLDSSSSGASVVAIDNKIEQAMDLVKSHLMYAVREEVEVLKEQIKELIEKNSQLEQENTLLKTLASPEQLAQFQAQLQTSPSPPSSQPQGTTQPSQPASQGSGSSA; this comes from the exons ATGACTGCCCAATGGTGTAGGAGGCAGGTGGCAATGGATCTAGGAGTCTACCAGCTCAGGCACTTCTCAGTTTCCTTCTTGTCATCTCTGCTGGGCACCGACAGCTCTGCCCTGAGGCTCGACAGTAG CTCCTCTGGTGCGAGCGTCGTAGCGATAGACAACAAAATCGAGCAAGCCATG GATCTAGTAAAGAGCCATTTAATGTATGCTGTAAGAGAGGAAGTGGAGGTCCTCAAAGAGCAGATCAAAGAGCTAATTGAGAAGAACAGCCAGCTGGAACAGGAAAACACCCTCCTGAAAACGCTGGCTAGCCCAGAGCAGCTAGCCCAGTTCCAAGCACAGTTGCAGACGAGTCCTTCACCTCCATCCTCCCAGCCACAAGGGACAACTCAGCCTTCCCAGCCAGCATCACAAGGATCAGGATCTTCAGCATAG